CGGTGAGCTAAAATTATTTACaagaatattaaataaagacaAATTTGATGAAAACTTAATTTCTGGCGTTTATCAGATGCATTTACGTATCTTCCAGGCAATACGAAACACAGCACTCACATATTgcttctaaaaaaaaaaaatatctatccCGTTAAATCAAACTTGTTCCAATCGCGCTTGTCCAATTTGGATGCATGTAAAAGAGAAGTTGCCAattacttaataaaaaatattatttacatattaaaattaattattaatatatttatatataaatatatataatttaatttattttttatatttatcttttaatatatattttatattaataattaattttaatgtaaatttagtcatttttattgagtaaagtattaaattgattCTCTAAGTTTGGGCGTAATTTTGTTTTAGTCCTTAAAGTTTAAAATGTcttatttgaattcaaaaaaagttttatttagcatcaatttagtTTCACAATGAGATCAaacttaaataattaacaaaatatctTATATAACAACTGTACAAAAACAAAATCGATAATTTAAAGAACTTTATTCCATTTTTACTTGACAAGTGTCAACAAGTAGGAATCCAAAACCAACTCATCAACCACAAGTACAAGTCCAGAAGTGCAGCTAACCTTCGTCTATATATTTTGTTTGAAACCAATTTGGAATAACAAAATCAACAAATCATCAAACATAAAGATGAGTACAAACTCCACCGATTCAATAAAGCACTTTATTTTGGTACATGGGGCTTGCCATGGTGCTTGGTGTTGGTACAAGATCAAGCCACTTCTAGAAGCTTCAGGCCACAAGGTCACAGTTCTTGACCTTGCTGCTTCTGGAACCAACTTGAAGAAGATCGAAGATGTTGAGACTTTTTCTCAGTACTCTGAGCCTTTGTTGGAGGTTATGGAGTCACTTCCCCCAAAAGAAAAGGTGGTTCTTGTGGGTCACAGTCTTGGAGGGCTCAACATTGCACTTGCTATGGAAAAATTCCCCACAAAGGTGCAAGTTGGTGTTTTCTTAACAGCTTTTGTGCCGGACACTCAACACAAACCATCCTATGTTATTGAAAAGGTAGATGCTTCTTGAAACGAAGAGAAAGACGAAAagtataactttttttttttactttctattttttttaaaccggttaggattttattaaaattaactattaaaattagttataaaactactaatataaaatatatatttattttatattatatattattaattttataataaaagatattatatattactttttattataattaaaattaatttttttaaattatagattttttttagttttttttatttttttatttatttactcattatattattttatatattatgatCAATGActaactataaattttattattaaaatatataacataacattctctaattaaaattaaaatataattatattatattattaatttatcaattaaaatatgttatataatattcttttattaaaattaaaataaaatatttttttaaaaattaataaatttttttttattttcttttttttttatcatttccactctatatataacttatagtttatattttatattattaattttacaaatcaaaatatgttacaactaaaataaattcttttgctttgaaattacaaattttctttctccttttttatctatttctcttttctctctcattTTTTATCTTCTACTTTtttattctataaaaaataaaattaataaaataatatcatttaaataaatttaaaaaattataaaaaatataataaatttataactaaaaaaataatctcgtaatatttacataaaaagtatattattattattatatacatattttttaatttttatttaattttaaattttactgtttatttttttaatctatatttttaattttcttctttcaaatatttattgCATATATTTGAAGAGAATAGTATTGAGGTAATTGATAAATAGAAtcaagatttaattattttaaaaaaaataattttgagttaatttgATAACTAactatataaattttttatactaatatctaattatatttttataaatataaagagaaaaaatattatttttaaataacaagaataaaaattaattatttttatttgtctaACAGATTTAACGTCTaatcaaatataaaagtatacatattaaattctttcaaattttagataattaatgttaaaattaattattaataaaaattaattaaactcttttacataaaaataataactaaaaatttattatttaattttttttagctaCAGAAACCCTAACCTTCTTAATTGACAGAAATCTTTACGACTTTTTTTATAAAGTAGTTTGattctataaatttttttaatataatctaTAATTTATAATGTCAAGATAAAAccgatataattttaaaaaatttatatttttgtaatattattataaacaaaatacagtaaatactaattaaaatataaaatatatattaaaaataaattaaattatatatatttaataaataaatatatcatAGTTGATTTGatagttaatttttaatatatatatatatatatatataaataatattttttattgtaaaaaaattcaggttaaaagaaaatatattttacattattacataaaatttgattttatacaCATTTCTTCGCGAGTTTATCCTATGCATATAATAATAAGTACAACAAACAACGTTGGAAATTCTGTTCTAAACAGTGCGTTGAGGGGATACCGGCATCCGATTTTTCGGACACGACATTCTCACAATGTGGAAACAAAACGTCAATGTTGTTTGGGCCCAACTTCTTGTCCACCAAGGTCTACCAACACTGCTCCTCTGAGGTAAATGACAATAATATTCtatctttatttatcttttatcaattttattttttatgcatattattatattatttatgaaatttttattatttttttaaataaattttcttttttatttattatttttattttttatttattatttatttgatattatatatttttataattataattttttatcaaaatcaagtttataaacttatttttcatcaaaatcaaatttataaaatcaattttattcaaatttccATTTGTAAACTGTCATCCAAATATACACTAAGTTCTAATATATATAACCATTTATaagtgaatttaattttgatacaatattaatataaaatataa
Above is a genomic segment from Arachis stenosperma cultivar V10309 chromosome 1, arast.V10309.gnm1.PFL2, whole genome shotgun sequence containing:
- the LOC130971442 gene encoding salicylic acid-binding protein 2-like, whose product is MSTNSTDSIKHFILVHGACHGAWCWYKIKPLLEASGHKVTVLDLAASGTNLKKIEDVETFSQYSEPLLEVMESLPPKEKVVLVGHSLGGLNIALAMEKFPTKVQVGVFLTAFVPDTQHKPSYVIEKCVEGIPASDFSDTTFSQCGNKTSMLFGPNFLSTKVYQHCSSEDFELIKCLIRPSSLFIEDLSQEKNFSKEGYGSISRAFVVCTEDLTISLEYQRLMIQNSGINDVMEINGADHMAMLCKPQELSDCLQQIAAKYK